One part of the Microvirga sp. TS319 genome encodes these proteins:
- a CDS encoding MFS transporter, with protein MTMDQVQGSQPTSTPLERDARLVSTDHRVAPSEIAIGVVIGRAAEYFDFFVFAIASVVVFPKVFFPFAEPVTATLYAFAMFSLAFIARPIGSIIFTAVDRRYGRGVKLTIALFLLGFSTMAISFLPGYAQIGAWSLYLLGILRIGQGLAQGGAWDGLASLLALNAPVERRGFYTSIPQLGAPLGFMVASTLFSFFMLNLTEADFLDWGWRYPFFCAFTINVVAIFARLRLVATEEFSRLLEQRRLDPSPIIPLFRTHARVLVVGALIPLASFALFHLVTVFPISWITLFTQRSAGEFLMVQCSGAFICAGAVVASGLIADQIGRRRLLLISAGLIAVFAICSIIAPLVVEENAIGQTIYVNAGFTLLGLSYGQSSGAVTSQLGRRYRYTGAALTNDLAWLLGAGFAPLIVLFLSARYGLACVGLYLLSGAVTTLVALSLSRSEIRQV; from the coding sequence ATGACGATGGATCAGGTCCAAGGATCTCAGCCCACCTCCACTCCCCTCGAGCGGGACGCCCGCCTGGTGTCCACCGATCACAGGGTTGCGCCGAGTGAGATCGCGATTGGCGTCGTCATCGGCCGAGCCGCGGAATATTTCGACTTTTTTGTTTTCGCGATTGCTTCCGTGGTGGTGTTTCCCAAGGTGTTCTTTCCCTTTGCGGAACCCGTGACGGCGACGCTCTACGCCTTTGCCATGTTCTCGCTGGCTTTTATCGCCCGGCCAATCGGTTCGATCATCTTCACCGCGGTCGACCGCCGGTACGGCCGTGGCGTTAAACTCACCATCGCGCTCTTCCTGCTCGGCTTCTCCACCATGGCGATCTCCTTCCTGCCCGGCTACGCGCAGATTGGGGCCTGGTCCCTGTACCTCCTCGGCATTCTCCGGATCGGCCAAGGACTCGCGCAGGGCGGTGCTTGGGACGGCCTCGCTTCGCTTCTCGCGCTCAATGCGCCCGTTGAGCGACGCGGCTTCTACACGTCCATCCCACAACTCGGCGCCCCGCTGGGTTTCATGGTCGCCAGCACGCTGTTCTCGTTCTTCATGCTCAACCTGACAGAGGCCGATTTTCTGGATTGGGGCTGGCGCTATCCCTTCTTCTGCGCGTTCACCATCAACGTCGTGGCCATATTCGCGCGGCTGCGGCTGGTGGCCACTGAAGAGTTTTCACGCCTTCTCGAACAGCGGCGGCTCGACCCCTCGCCCATCATTCCACTGTTCCGGACCCACGCGCGCGTCCTTGTTGTCGGCGCATTGATCCCATTGGCGAGCTTTGCCCTGTTTCACCTCGTCACGGTGTTTCCCATCAGCTGGATCACGCTGTTCACCCAACGTTCGGCAGGCGAGTTTCTGATGGTTCAATGCTCCGGCGCCTTTATCTGCGCTGGCGCGGTTGTGGCCTCGGGCCTCATCGCCGACCAGATCGGCCGCCGGAGGCTCCTTCTGATCTCGGCCGGCCTCATCGCTGTCTTCGCCATCTGCAGCATCATCGCTCCCCTGGTGGTCGAGGAGAATGCGATCGGACAGACGATCTACGTCAATGCGGGTTTCACTCTGCTCGGCCTGTCCTACGGACAATCCTCCGGCGCGGTAACGTCGCAACTTGGTCGACGCTACCGCTACACTGGCGCAGCGCTCACCAACGACCTCGCCTGGCTGCTCGGGGCAGGCTTTGCACCACTGATCGTTTTGTTCCTGTCAGCCCGTTACGGACTTGCCTGCGTGGGTCTGTATCTGCTGTCGGGGGCAGTCACGACCCTCGTGGCGCTTAGCCTGTCTCGCTCAGAAATCCGGCAGGTTTGA
- a CDS encoding SURF1 family protein, with translation MVALASLAVWQVHRRAYKLDLIARVETRVHAAPTPAPGPEDWAGISAGTDEYRRVMMTGTWVDDRSTLVQAVTDLGGGYWVMTPLARDDGTTILINRGFVPATERDPATWRPQDPGPVTIVGLLRMSEPGGAFLRANDPTSDRWFSRDVAAIAASHRLAKVAPYFIDAERTPGKSGLPVAGLTVIAFSNNHLVYALTWGVLAMMAAAGAAFVNVERLHPGWLGPREPT, from the coding sequence GTGGTCGCCCTCGCCTCGCTCGCCGTCTGGCAGGTCCATCGCCGCGCCTATAAGCTCGACCTGATCGCGCGCGTGGAGACGCGGGTTCACGCAGCCCCAACCCCTGCGCCAGGGCCGGAAGACTGGGCAGGCATATCGGCTGGCACGGACGAGTACCGCCGCGTAATGATGACGGGGACCTGGGTTGATGATCGCTCGACGCTCGTCCAAGCCGTGACGGATCTGGGTGGTGGATATTGGGTCATGACGCCTTTAGCCCGCGATGACGGGACGACAATCCTCATCAACCGAGGCTTCGTGCCAGCGACCGAACGCGATCCGGCCACGTGGCGACCTCAGGACCCGGGACCCGTCACCATAGTGGGCCTCCTGCGCATGTCCGAGCCAGGTGGTGCCTTTTTGCGGGCAAACGACCCGACTTCGGATCGCTGGTTTTCCCGCGACGTGGCGGCGATCGCCGCGTCGCACCGCTTAGCGAAGGTCGCACCCTACTTCATCGATGCCGAACGCACCCCCGGCAAAAGCGGCTTGCCCGTCGCAGGGCTGACGGTGATCGCCTTTTCGAACAATCACCTCGTCTATGCACTCACCTGGGGCGTTTTGGCGATGATGGCCGCAGCCGGGGCAGCCTTCGTCAACGTGGAGCGGCTGCATCCTGGATGGCTCGGACCGCGCGAGCCAACGTAA
- the cyoD gene encoding cytochrome o ubiquinol oxidase subunit IV, producing MSEVAASGIGPNQGRSEAHGEHHPHGAQGTFRSYMTGFILSVILTAIPFWLVMGNVLNDTRMTGIVIMALAAVQIIVHMIYFLHMNTKSEGGWTFLALLFTLILVVITLVGSIWVMYHLDQNMMPMTPHEALQKP from the coding sequence ATGAGTGAGGTTGCTGCGTCCGGGATCGGTCCGAATCAAGGTCGGAGTGAGGCGCATGGGGAGCATCACCCTCATGGCGCGCAGGGCACGTTCAGGAGCTACATGACCGGCTTTATCCTGTCGGTCATCCTCACCGCCATACCGTTCTGGCTCGTCATGGGCAATGTCCTGAACGATACGCGCATGACCGGCATCGTCATCATGGCGCTGGCGGCGGTACAGATCATTGTTCATATGATCTACTTCCTGCATATGAATACCAAGTCAGAGGGCGGCTGGACCTTCCTGGCCCTGCTGTTTACGCTCATTCTTGTTGTTATCACGCTGGTTGGCTCGATATGGGTCATGTACCACCTGGACCAGAACATGATGCCGATGACGCCGCACGAGGCGTTGCAAAAGCCCTGA
- the cyoC gene encoding cytochrome o ubiquinol oxidase subunit III: MTPPPGTTAPVFYQHEEHAHGEGGTLFGFWIYLMGDSLIFAVLFATFGVLGRNYAAGPSGADLFDLRLVAVNTSLLLLSSITYGFAMLEMDKERVAKTLAWLAVTGLLGAAFLGIELYEFAHLISEGATPQRSAFLSSFFTLVGTHGLHVTFGIVWLVTLMVQVRQRGLVAENQRRLMCLSMFWHFLDVVWIGVFTFVYLMGSMQ, translated from the coding sequence ATGACTCCACCACCCGGCACTACGGCACCGGTCTTCTACCAGCACGAGGAGCACGCCCACGGCGAGGGAGGCACGCTGTTCGGATTCTGGATCTACCTGATGGGCGACAGCCTCATTTTCGCGGTCCTGTTCGCCACGTTCGGCGTGCTCGGCCGCAATTATGCGGCGGGCCCGTCGGGAGCGGATCTGTTCGACCTTCGGCTTGTCGCCGTCAATACGAGCCTCCTTCTCCTTTCATCGATTACCTACGGCTTCGCCATGCTGGAGATGGACAAGGAGCGCGTTGCCAAAACCCTCGCCTGGCTCGCGGTAACCGGTCTGCTCGGTGCAGCCTTTCTCGGAATCGAGCTTTATGAATTCGCACATTTGATCAGCGAGGGCGCTACCCCTCAACGCAGCGCCTTTCTTTCCTCCTTCTTTACGCTCGTGGGGACGCATGGCCTGCACGTCACGTTCGGCATCGTCTGGCTCGTGACGCTGATGGTTCAGGTGCGCCAGCGCGGTCTCGTCGCGGAGAACCAGCGTCGGCTCATGTGCCTGTCCATGTTCTGGCACTTCCTCGACGTGGTCTGGATCGGCGTATTCACCTTCGTTTACCTGATGGGGTCCATGCAATGA
- a CDS encoding EamA family transporter — MRPIFLSWQFWALLSAAFAALTAVFAKIGIESVNSDFATFIRTCVILCVLAAILIGTGQWQPLGSVSGRSYLFLVLSGLATGASWICYFRALKLGDAARVAPLDKLSVVLVAVFGAAFLGERLLLPNWIGVAFIAAGAVLVAYKG, encoded by the coding sequence ATGAGACCGATCTTTCTGTCATGGCAGTTCTGGGCGCTGCTCTCGGCGGCCTTCGCAGCACTGACTGCCGTCTTCGCCAAGATCGGGATCGAGAGCGTCAATTCCGATTTTGCGACCTTCATCCGCACATGCGTGATCCTCTGTGTTCTCGCGGCAATCCTGATCGGAACGGGGCAGTGGCAGCCGCTCGGATCGGTGTCGGGCCGCAGCTATCTCTTCCTTGTGCTCTCCGGGCTGGCGACCGGAGCATCGTGGATCTGCTATTTCCGCGCTCTCAAGCTCGGCGATGCCGCGCGCGTGGCTCCATTGGACAAACTGAGTGTCGTTCTGGTTGCCGTCTTTGGCGCCGCCTTCCTGGGCGAGCGGCTCTTGCTGCCCAACTGGATCGGAGTCGCTTTCATCGCCGCTGGCGCAGTCCTCGTCGCCTACAAAGGCTGA
- a CDS encoding class I SAM-dependent methyltransferase — MDKASLNWSLKDDIRDYWSRRSETFDLSPGHEIFNEEERNGWLALFRRHLGEGAGRPVLDLASGTGVISHLLHDLGFEVTGLDFSDAMLARARAKAGQRKARIRFIAGDAEQTLEADEAYDAVVTRHLVWTLVNPPEAFAEWFRVLKPGGTLLIVDADTGAPRTFKARALRSIAKLVAKISPGPSRPGMDMETHNRILRQVYFSAGARADRIVDLLQATGFRDVVIDRNLSTIHRGQWRNMPLRQQLERASQDRYAIQARKP, encoded by the coding sequence ATGGACAAAGCCTCTCTCAATTGGTCCCTCAAGGACGATATCCGTGACTATTGGAGCAGGCGCTCGGAAACGTTCGATCTCTCGCCCGGGCATGAGATCTTCAACGAAGAGGAGCGCAACGGCTGGCTTGCGCTGTTCCGGCGGCATCTCGGTGAAGGAGCGGGCAGGCCCGTTCTGGACCTTGCCAGTGGCACGGGCGTGATCTCGCACCTTCTTCACGATCTCGGCTTTGAGGTGACCGGCCTCGACTTTTCCGACGCCATGCTGGCCAGGGCCCGCGCCAAGGCAGGTCAGCGCAAGGCAAGGATCCGCTTCATCGCCGGCGACGCCGAGCAGACCTTGGAGGCGGATGAAGCATATGACGCGGTGGTAACACGCCACCTGGTCTGGACCCTCGTCAATCCGCCGGAGGCCTTCGCGGAATGGTTCCGCGTCTTGAAGCCGGGTGGAACCCTTCTCATCGTCGATGCTGATACGGGTGCGCCGAGAACCTTCAAAGCTCGTGCTCTGCGTTCCATTGCCAAGCTGGTGGCCAAGATTTCGCCGGGTCCCTCGCGGCCCGGAATGGATATGGAAACGCACAACCGTATCCTCAGGCAGGTTTACTTTTCGGCAGGGGCTCGCGCGGATCGGATTGTCGATCTCCTGCAGGCGACGGGGTTCCGGGATGTGGTCATCGACCGGAACCTGTCGACGATCCATCGTGGCCAGTGGCGTAACATGCCCCTGCGCCAACAACTCGAACGGGCAAGCCAGGACCGCTATGCGATCCAGGCCCGCAAACCCTGA
- a CDS encoding ABC transporter ATP-binding protein — protein MSLTIRDLSFGYRHLPLFESIEAADIRRGEITAVVGPNGVGKSSLFRLIAGLLKPRTGSIVLDDIDLLRLSSAGRHEAVFFLSQHVGMRAALSVFDVVLLARKSGRGGRASASDLMRVEEVLDQLGIGMLSDRPVTDLSGGQQQLAGVAQALVQDPQILLLDEPTSALDLRRQLEVMELVQRVTESRGIVTLVALHDLGLASRFAKRFMLLKAGQIAADGPPDEVLSGEAIETAYGVGIHVERASTGTLMVDAYLRRS, from the coding sequence ATGAGTCTGACAATCAGAGACTTGAGCTTCGGCTACCGGCATCTGCCCCTGTTTGAATCCATCGAGGCAGCGGATATCCGCAGGGGCGAGATCACAGCCGTCGTCGGACCGAACGGGGTTGGCAAGTCATCCCTGTTTCGCCTGATTGCCGGCTTGCTCAAGCCCCGGACGGGTTCGATCGTCCTGGACGACATTGATCTACTTCGCCTCAGCAGTGCCGGGCGCCACGAGGCCGTATTCTTCCTGTCTCAGCATGTGGGCATGCGGGCTGCGCTCAGCGTCTTCGACGTGGTGCTTCTCGCCCGTAAGAGCGGTCGGGGAGGGCGTGCGTCCGCCTCCGATCTCATGCGCGTCGAGGAGGTTCTCGATCAACTCGGAATCGGAATGCTGTCCGACCGGCCGGTGACGGACCTGTCGGGTGGGCAGCAACAGCTGGCCGGAGTGGCTCAAGCCTTGGTGCAGGATCCGCAGATTCTGCTGCTCGACGAGCCTACGAGCGCGCTCGATCTGAGGCGGCAGCTCGAGGTGATGGAACTCGTGCAGCGAGTGACGGAAAGCCGGGGCATCGTGACGCTGGTCGCATTGCATGATCTTGGTCTTGCCAGCCGCTTCGCCAAACGCTTCATGCTGCTGAAGGCCGGTCAGATCGCGGCTGACGGCCCTCCGGACGAGGTCCTGTCCGGAGAAGCCATCGAGACGGCCTACGGCGTCGGTATCCATGTGGAACGCGCATCGACCGGTACGCTCATGGTCGATGCCTATCTGCGCCGTTCTTAG
- a CDS encoding ABC transporter substrate-binding protein has product MPHAFPSRLIQHAILAVALVLLTLGLASPGRAADTMIKVTDLAGRTVTVKKGVQRAILGEGRLFYATVVLNKEHPFAQLAAIGDDLPKFDPDTWNQYLANVPDAKSVTLVSALASSDFSVEKAVALDADLIVLSLGFYDKAKETGILDNLEKAGIPTIFIDFRERPTQNAVPSMLLLGRVFDRQDQAQEFVDYYTQQMRRIYNVTNRLKQNERPLVFAEQAAGLEPDTCCRSFGNFNFGEFVSEAGGLNWGSKFFSGASGIVNPEKIIVEDPTYLLMTGANWSKSNPGNKAVWLGYEAQPQKAQEQIRGLVQRPGFAELSAVKSKKVMAIYHQFYQSPYHFVAIQALAKWIHPDKFENLDPQATFQELHDKFLPIPLTGIFWTELK; this is encoded by the coding sequence ATGCCACACGCATTCCCGTCCAGACTCATCCAGCATGCGATCCTGGCCGTAGCACTCGTGTTACTGACCTTGGGGCTGGCAAGCCCCGGTCGGGCCGCCGATACGATGATCAAAGTAACCGACCTGGCAGGTCGCACGGTCACGGTGAAGAAGGGAGTTCAGCGCGCGATTCTCGGCGAAGGACGCTTGTTCTACGCAACGGTCGTGCTCAATAAGGAACATCCCTTCGCGCAGCTGGCGGCCATCGGCGACGATCTTCCGAAATTCGATCCCGATACCTGGAACCAGTATCTGGCGAATGTGCCGGATGCGAAGAGCGTGACCCTCGTCAGTGCCCTCGCGTCCAGCGATTTCAGCGTCGAAAAGGCGGTCGCGCTTGATGCCGATCTCATCGTCCTGTCACTCGGCTTCTACGATAAGGCCAAGGAGACGGGCATTCTCGACAATCTTGAGAAGGCTGGCATTCCGACCATCTTCATCGACTTCCGCGAACGGCCGACACAGAATGCCGTTCCCAGTATGCTGCTCCTGGGCCGTGTCTTTGACCGCCAGGATCAGGCACAGGAATTCGTCGATTACTACACTCAGCAGATGCGCCGCATCTACAACGTCACGAACCGCCTGAAGCAGAACGAGCGACCTCTCGTCTTCGCCGAGCAGGCCGCAGGCCTGGAGCCGGACACCTGCTGCCGCTCCTTCGGTAATTTCAATTTCGGCGAATTCGTCTCGGAAGCGGGCGGCCTGAACTGGGGTTCCAAATTCTTCTCCGGCGCAAGCGGCATAGTCAATCCGGAGAAGATCATCGTCGAGGACCCGACCTATCTGCTGATGACCGGTGCGAACTGGTCGAAGTCCAATCCCGGCAACAAGGCCGTCTGGCTTGGTTATGAGGCCCAACCCCAGAAGGCTCAGGAGCAGATCCGAGGTCTCGTTCAGCGTCCGGGCTTTGCCGAGCTTTCCGCCGTGAAGAGCAAGAAGGTGATGGCGATTTACCATCAATTCTATCAGAGCCCGTACCACTTCGTCGCCATCCAGGCTCTGGCGAAGTGGATCCATCCGGACAAATTCGAGAATCTCGATCCCCAGGCGACGTTCCAGGAGCTGCACGACAAGTTCCTGCCGATTCCGCTGACTGGAATTTTCTGGACCGAGCTGAAGTAG
- a CDS encoding FecCD family ABC transporter permease translates to MIELSVGTGAGARYHRRTLQRLAYVAGAIALLALALIIDVSVGPGNFSLREVAGTILDPGSYGDKLDVIVWNVRLPVAIMAILVGAMLGIAGAQMQTILNNPLADPFTLGISSAASFGAALAIAVGVSLVPFAGAFLVTANAFLFALATSVILFLFTRMRGVTIETFVLVGIAMFFTFNALLAFIQYQSSETQLQQIIFWMMGSLARATWTKIAVCIVLLALVIPICMKRSWMLTALTMGDERASSLGVPVARLRLEMLACISILASTAVAFVGTIGFIGLVGPHIARMLVGEDQRYFLPVSAASGAIILSVASTLSKGITPGVIYPIGIITALVGVPFFLSLILSVRRESWR, encoded by the coding sequence ATGATTGAGTTGAGCGTCGGCACGGGAGCAGGGGCGCGCTATCATCGCCGCACGCTGCAACGCTTGGCCTATGTGGCAGGAGCCATCGCTCTCCTGGCCTTGGCACTGATCATCGATGTGTCCGTCGGCCCGGGCAATTTCTCGCTGAGGGAAGTCGCGGGCACGATCCTCGATCCCGGCTCCTATGGGGACAAGCTCGACGTCATCGTGTGGAACGTGCGCCTGCCGGTGGCCATCATGGCGATCCTTGTCGGTGCCATGCTGGGCATAGCGGGAGCCCAGATGCAGACGATCCTGAACAATCCTCTCGCAGATCCGTTCACTCTCGGCATCTCGTCGGCGGCCAGCTTCGGGGCGGCGCTAGCCATTGCGGTTGGCGTCAGCCTCGTTCCCTTTGCAGGTGCTTTTTTGGTGACCGCAAACGCCTTCCTGTTCGCTCTTGCGACCTCTGTGATCCTGTTTCTCTTTACGCGCATGCGTGGCGTTACGATCGAAACGTTCGTCCTGGTGGGAATCGCGATGTTCTTCACCTTCAACGCGCTCCTCGCCTTCATTCAGTATCAATCCTCCGAAACGCAGCTCCAGCAGATCATATTCTGGATGATGGGCAGCCTCGCCCGCGCAACCTGGACCAAGATCGCCGTCTGCATCGTCCTCCTGGCGCTCGTGATTCCGATCTGCATGAAACGCAGCTGGATGCTCACGGCACTGACCATGGGAGACGAGCGGGCCTCGAGCCTGGGTGTCCCCGTCGCGCGTCTGCGGCTCGAAATGCTCGCCTGCATCTCTATCCTGGCCTCGACGGCTGTGGCCTTCGTAGGAACCATCGGCTTCATCGGCCTTGTCGGGCCTCACATCGCCCGGATGCTCGTGGGAGAAGACCAGCGCTACTTCCTGCCTGTTTCCGCCGCGTCTGGGGCCATCATCCTCTCGGTCGCCTCAACGCTGTCCAAGGGCATTACGCCTGGTGTGATCTATCCTATCGGCATCATCACGGCACTGGTAGGCGTGCCGTTCTTCCTGAGCCTGATCCTGTCCGTGCGTCGGGAGAGCTGGCGATGA
- the cyoB gene encoding cytochrome o ubiquinol oxidase subunit I yields the protein MFSNLDLKQFIFGRLTLEAIPYHEPILLGTFAVVALGGLVLIGAITWYGKWGYLWREWFTSVDHKKIGIMYVILAIVMLLRGFADAVMMITQKALSVGANEGYLPPHHYDQVFSAHGMIMIFFMAMPFVTGIMNYIMPLQIGARDVAFPFLNNFSFWMTAGGAALTMLSLFVGEFSRATWLAYPPLSGAAYSPGVGVDYYIWGLQIAGVGTTLSGINLIATIVKMRAPGMTMMKLPVFCWTTLASNAIIVTIFPVLTVTLVLLSLDRYVGTHFFTNDYGGNPMLYMNLIWIWGHPEVYVLVLPAFGIFSEVTSTFCSKRLFGYTSMVYATMVIALVSWLVWLHHFFTMGAGPNVNAFFGIATMIISIPTGAKVFNWLFTMYRGKIRFETPFIWVVGFIPTFVIGGLTGVLLAVPPADFVVHNSLFLVAHFHNVIIGGVVFGLLAGVQYWFPKAFGYKLDPFWGKASFWCWLVGFWTVFAPLYILGLMGVTRRTQHFEDPAVQPYLTIAAIGVFIIMAGIVAFLIQLFVSYLRREQLRDLTGDPWDGRTLEWSTSSPPPPYNFAFTPVVHDLDAWWDMKKRGYDHPLEGFKPIHMPKNTGAGVILAGLSTVLGFALIWYIWWLAALSFVALIATAIIHTFNYNRDYYVPAEDVVRLESRRMAQLAGEA from the coding sequence ATGTTCTCGAACCTCGATCTCAAACAATTCATCTTCGGGCGCCTGACGCTCGAAGCCATTCCCTACCATGAGCCCATCCTGCTCGGGACCTTCGCTGTCGTGGCCCTGGGCGGATTAGTTCTTATCGGAGCCATCACGTGGTATGGCAAGTGGGGCTATCTGTGGCGCGAATGGTTCACGAGCGTCGATCACAAGAAGATCGGCATCATGTACGTCATCCTCGCCATCGTGATGCTGCTGCGCGGTTTCGCCGACGCGGTCATGATGATCACCCAGAAGGCACTTTCGGTCGGCGCAAACGAGGGCTACCTGCCGCCGCACCATTACGATCAGGTCTTCAGCGCCCACGGCATGATCATGATCTTCTTCATGGCCATGCCGTTCGTCACCGGCATCATGAACTACATCATGCCGCTGCAGATCGGCGCACGGGACGTCGCCTTTCCGTTTCTGAACAATTTCAGCTTCTGGATGACGGCGGGTGGCGCAGCGCTCACCATGCTGTCCTTGTTCGTCGGTGAATTCTCGCGGGCCACCTGGCTCGCCTATCCCCCATTGTCAGGGGCGGCATACAGCCCCGGGGTCGGCGTCGACTACTACATCTGGGGACTTCAGATCGCAGGCGTCGGCACGACGCTGTCGGGCATCAACCTGATCGCCACGATCGTCAAGATGCGTGCCCCGGGCATGACGATGATGAAGCTGCCTGTCTTCTGCTGGACGACGCTCGCCAGTAACGCCATCATCGTGACGATCTTCCCGGTTCTCACCGTGACCTTGGTGCTCCTGTCGCTCGACCGCTACGTCGGAACGCATTTCTTCACGAACGATTACGGCGGAAACCCGATGCTGTACATGAACCTCATCTGGATCTGGGGTCATCCGGAGGTTTACGTTCTCGTTCTGCCCGCCTTCGGCATCTTCTCGGAAGTCACATCGACCTTCTGCAGCAAGCGGCTGTTCGGCTACACGTCGATGGTCTACGCCACGATGGTGATTGCCCTCGTGTCCTGGCTCGTCTGGCTGCACCATTTCTTCACCATGGGAGCAGGCCCTAACGTCAACGCCTTTTTCGGCATCGCGACGATGATCATCTCGATCCCAACGGGCGCGAAAGTGTTCAACTGGCTGTTCACCATGTACCGAGGAAAGATCCGGTTCGAGACTCCTTTCATCTGGGTGGTGGGCTTCATCCCGACCTTCGTGATCGGTGGGCTGACCGGCGTGCTGCTCGCGGTGCCGCCCGCCGACTTCGTGGTGCACAACAGCCTGTTCCTGGTCGCCCACTTCCACAACGTCATCATCGGCGGCGTGGTGTTTGGGCTCCTGGCAGGCGTCCAGTACTGGTTTCCCAAGGCGTTCGGCTACAAGCTCGACCCGTTCTGGGGCAAGGCGTCGTTCTGGTGCTGGCTGGTCGGCTTCTGGACCGTATTCGCACCGCTCTACATCCTGGGCCTCATGGGCGTGACACGCAGGACGCAGCATTTCGAGGACCCGGCCGTGCAGCCGTACCTGACGATCGCCGCAATCGGCGTCTTCATCATCATGGCCGGCATCGTGGCGTTCCTGATCCAGCTCTTCGTCAGCTATCTCAGACGCGAGCAGCTACGCGATCTGACAGGCGACCCGTGGGACGGGCGAACCCTCGAATGGTCGACATCCTCTCCGCCCCCACCCTATAACTTCGCGTTCACGCCGGTGGTCCACGACCTCGATGCGTGGTGGGACATGAAGAAACGCGGCTACGACCATCCATTGGAGGGCTTCAAGCCGATCCACATGCCCAAGAACACCGGCGCAGGGGTTATCCTGGCCGGGCTCAGCACCGTGCTCGGCTTCGCTCTGATCTGGTACATCTGGTGGCTCGCAGCCCTGTCTTTCGTGGCTCTCATCGCGACCGCCATCATCCATACATTCAATTACAACCGGGACTATTACGTCCCGGCGGAGGACGTCGTCCGGCTCGAAAGCCGAAGAATGGCGCAGCTCGCAGGAGAGGCCTGA
- the cyoA gene encoding ubiquinol oxidase subunit II, protein MVVMNPSGDVAVQQRNLIIASTALMLLVILPVIALTFIFAWRYRASNPDSTYDPDFHHSTQLEVIIWTVPLLIIIALGAMAWIGTHTLDPFRPLTRLAPNKPVPADVKPLTVQVVALDWKWLFIYPEFGIASLNEMAAPANVPVTFKITSSSVWNTFYVPALAGMIYAMPGMETNLHAVMNHEGEFSGQSAHYSGSGFSRMNFGYLSLSQHGFEDWVAKVRSTGTPLDREAYLKLEKPSEAEPVRYFASVENGLYDAVLGLCVRPGQMCVTEMHHIDRTGGAADESEANRARLDYDNRRLESGDEPSGATFPASGRPPQGSVQPQGMMPRDQDLTRGGVNTPKTEPDQGQGNALPGANREPAPAQLNNRPTDSHEH, encoded by the coding sequence ATGGTTGTCATGAATCCGTCTGGCGACGTCGCGGTCCAGCAGCGCAATCTCATCATTGCATCGACTGCCTTGATGTTGCTCGTCATCCTGCCGGTGATCGCGCTGACCTTCATCTTCGCCTGGCGCTATCGGGCATCGAACCCCGACTCGACCTACGATCCCGATTTTCACCACTCGACCCAGCTCGAGGTGATCATCTGGACAGTGCCCCTGCTCATCATCATTGCATTGGGGGCCATGGCTTGGATCGGCACGCACACGCTCGATCCCTTCAGACCGCTCACCCGGCTCGCACCCAACAAGCCTGTACCTGCCGACGTGAAACCCCTGACGGTCCAGGTCGTCGCGCTCGACTGGAAATGGCTGTTCATTTATCCCGAATTCGGGATCGCGAGCCTGAACGAGATGGCAGCACCGGCGAACGTGCCGGTCACGTTCAAGATCACGTCCTCGTCCGTATGGAATACGTTCTACGTTCCCGCTCTGGCAGGCATGATCTATGCCATGCCAGGCATGGAAACGAATCTCCACGCCGTCATGAACCACGAGGGCGAGTTCAGCGGACAATCCGCCCATTATAGCGGATCGGGCTTCTCCCGCATGAATTTCGGCTACCTCAGCCTCAGCCAGCACGGCTTCGAGGATTGGGTCGCGAAGGTGAGGTCGACTGGTACTCCCCTCGACCGCGAGGCCTATCTTAAGCTCGAAAAGCCGAGCGAAGCGGAGCCGGTCCGCTATTTCGCGTCGGTGGAGAACGGCCTCTATGATGCCGTTCTCGGCTTATGCGTCAGGCCGGGTCAGATGTGCGTCACCGAAATGCACCACATCGACAGGACGGGTGGCGCAGCCGACGAGAGCGAAGCGAACCGAGCGCGTCTCGACTATGACAACCGCCGCCTGGAAAGTGGCGACGAACCATCCGGAGCGACGTTTCCCGCCTCGGGCCGCCCGCCCCAGGGCTCGGTCCAGCCGCAGGGCATGATGCCACGGGATCAAGATTTGACTCGCGGCGGCGTCAACACTCCCAAGACCGAACCCGACCAGGGACAGGGCAACGCCCTCCCGGGCGCGAACAGGGAGCCTGCGCCCGCCCAGTTGAACAACCGGCCGACCGATAGCCACGAGCACTGA